In Rahnella sikkimica, the following are encoded in one genomic region:
- the aceB gene encoding malate synthase A produces MSEQITRSQLGFTRRFGENETHILTEEAVDFLSELVVRFTPLRNRLLAERVVVQRKIDGGILPNFISETDSIKKSHWTIRGIPDDLRDRRVEITGPVERKMVINALNANVKVFMADFEDSLAPDWQKVIEGQINLRDAVNGTISYTNESGKIYQLKPDPAVLICRVRGLHLPEKHVTWQGEAIPGSLFDFALYFFHNHRALLAKGSGPYFYLPKMQSYQEADWWSQVFSFAEDYAGLSRGTIKATVLIETLPAVFQMDEILYHLRDHIVGLNCGRWDYIFSYIKTLRNHADRVLPDRQSVTMTQPFLNAYSRLLIRTCHRRGAFAMGGMAAFIPSKDVKRNEWVLNKVRTDKELEATNGHDGTWIAHPGLADTVLEVFDKALGSRPNQLDILREGDGDITAAQLLEPCSGERTEEGMRANIRVAVQYIEAWISGNGCVPIYGLMEDAATAEISRTSIWQWIHHGKTLSDGQLVTKPLFRRMLNEEMLVIQQELGEQRFSSGRFTQAATLMEKITTQDELIDFLTLPGYQLLA; encoded by the coding sequence ATGTCAGAGCAAATTACGCGCAGTCAGCTTGGTTTTACACGCCGTTTTGGTGAAAACGAAACACATATTCTGACTGAAGAGGCTGTGGACTTTTTGTCTGAGCTGGTCGTACGTTTTACCCCACTGCGTAACCGCTTGCTGGCAGAACGCGTTGTGGTGCAGAGAAAAATTGATGGCGGCATTTTACCGAATTTTATTTCGGAAACTGATTCCATAAAAAAATCACATTGGACGATTCGGGGCATTCCGGATGATTTAAGGGATCGCCGCGTAGAAATCACCGGGCCGGTAGAACGCAAAATGGTGATTAATGCGCTTAATGCCAACGTGAAAGTCTTTATGGCGGATTTTGAAGATTCTCTGGCTCCAGACTGGCAGAAAGTCATCGAAGGGCAGATCAACCTACGTGATGCGGTTAACGGCACGATCAGTTACACCAATGAATCAGGCAAGATTTACCAGCTCAAACCTGATCCTGCCGTGTTGATCTGCCGCGTCCGTGGCCTGCACTTGCCCGAAAAACACGTGACCTGGCAGGGGGAAGCCATTCCCGGTTCATTGTTTGATTTTGCTCTGTACTTTTTCCACAACCATCGCGCGTTACTGGCAAAAGGCAGCGGCCCTTATTTCTATCTGCCAAAAATGCAGTCTTATCAGGAAGCGGACTGGTGGAGCCAGGTCTTCAGCTTTGCCGAGGACTACGCCGGATTATCCCGTGGCACCATCAAAGCCACCGTCCTGATTGAAACTCTGCCCGCCGTGTTCCAGATGGACGAAATTCTTTATCACCTGCGCGACCATATCGTCGGGCTGAACTGCGGACGCTGGGACTACATCTTCAGCTATATCAAAACGTTGAGAAATCATGCTGACCGCGTTTTACCCGATCGACAGTCGGTCACCATGACGCAGCCATTCCTCAATGCGTACTCACGGCTTCTCATCAGAACCTGCCACCGCCGTGGTGCATTTGCGATGGGCGGAATGGCGGCATTTATTCCGAGCAAAGATGTTAAGCGCAACGAATGGGTGCTGAACAAGGTAAGAACAGACAAAGAGCTGGAGGCGACCAACGGGCATGACGGTACCTGGATAGCGCATCCGGGGCTGGCTGATACCGTGCTGGAAGTTTTCGATAAAGCGCTCGGTTCCCGCCCCAATCAGCTGGACATATTACGCGAAGGTGATGGCGATATTACTGCGGCACAATTGCTGGAGCCTTGTTCCGGTGAACGAACCGAAGAGGGTATGCGCGCGAACATCCGGGTTGCGGTGCAATACATCGAAGCATGGATCTCCGGCAATGGCTGCGTACCCATTTACGGTCTGATGGAAGATGCCGCGACTGCAGAGATTTCCCGAACCTCAATCTGGCAATGGATCCATCATGGCAAAACGCTCAGCGACGGCCAGCTTGTCACCAAGCCTTTGTTCCGCCGCATGCTGAATGAAGAAATGCTGGTGATCCAACAGGAGTTAGGTGAACAACGTTTCAGCTCCGGGCGCTTCACGCAGGCCGCCACATTGATGGAAAAAATTACCACGCAGGATGAGTTAATCGACTTCCTGACCCTGCCGGGCTATCAGCTGCTGGCCTGA
- the metA gene encoding homoserine O-acetyltransferase MetA, translating to MPIRVPDELPAVNFLRNENVFVMASSRAKIQEIRPLKVLVLNLMPKKIETENQFLRLLSNSPLQIDVQLLRIDSRESKNTPAEHLNNFYCDFEDIQHDNYDGLIVTGAPLGLVDFCDVAYWPEIERVIHWAKEHVTSTLFVCWAVQAALNVLYDIPKMTRETKLSGVYPHQTLQPLALLTRGFDETFLAPHSRYADFPADTLRQHTDLDILAESDEAGAYLFATKDKRMAFVTGHPEYDAGTLAGEYLRDVAAGLSPEMPYNYFPQDNAELSPKATWRSHGHLLFANWLNYYVYQITPFDLRQMNPTLE from the coding sequence ATGCCGATCCGGGTTCCAGATGAGTTACCAGCCGTAAATTTCCTGCGTAATGAGAATGTTTTTGTGATGGCTTCATCACGCGCAAAAATTCAGGAAATTCGTCCTTTAAAAGTGCTGGTACTCAACCTGATGCCAAAGAAAATTGAGACAGAAAATCAGTTTTTACGGCTGCTCTCCAACTCTCCTTTGCAGATTGATGTGCAACTTCTGCGGATTGATAGCCGTGAGTCTAAAAATACGCCGGCTGAACACCTGAATAACTTTTACTGTGATTTCGAAGACATTCAGCACGATAACTATGATGGCCTGATTGTTACCGGCGCTCCTCTGGGCTTAGTTGATTTCTGCGATGTTGCCTACTGGCCAGAGATTGAACGTGTTATCCACTGGGCTAAAGAACACGTCACGTCCACACTGTTCGTGTGTTGGGCGGTGCAGGCTGCGTTAAATGTCCTGTATGACATCCCTAAAATGACGCGAGAAACCAAGCTCTCAGGTGTTTATCCTCACCAGACATTACAGCCGCTGGCTCTGCTGACCCGTGGATTTGATGAAACATTTCTGGCCCCTCATTCGCGCTATGCTGATTTCCCGGCGGATACGTTACGTCAGCACACCGATCTCGACATCCTGGCTGAATCTGACGAAGCCGGTGCTTATTTGTTTGCAACGAAAGACAAGCGCATGGCATTCGTCACGGGCCACCCGGAATATGATGCGGGCACACTGGCTGGAGAATATCTGCGCGATGTTGCCGCCGGTTTATCGCCTGAAATGCCTTACAATTACTTCCCGCAGGACAATGCTGAGTTATCGCCTAAAGCAACCTGGCGTAGTCACGGGCATCTGCTGTTTGCTAACTGGCTGAACTACTATGTTTACCAGATTACGCCATTCGATCTGCGCCAGATGAATCCAACCCTGGAATAA
- the aceA gene encoding isocitrate lyase — MKTTRTQQIQQLEETWNQLRWKGITRPYTAAEVISLRGSLNPECTLAQHGAARLWNLLHGASRKGYVNCLGALTGGQALQQAKAGIEAIYLSGWQVAADANTASSMYPDQSLYPVNSVPEVVARINNTFRRADQIQWANNIEPGQQGYTDYFLPIVADAEAGFGGVLNAFELMKSMIEAGAAAVHFEDQLAAVKKCGHMGGKVLVPTQEAVQKLVSARLAADVLGVPTLLVARTDADAADLLTSDCDPYDSQFITGERTHEGFYRTHAGIEQAISRGLAYAPYADVVWCETSTPDLKLAQRFAEAIHAKFPGKLLAYNCSPSFNWKKNLDDKTIASFQDQLAEMGYQYQFITLAGIHSMWFNMFDLAHAYAQGEGMKHYVEKVQEPEFAAIGRGYTFASHQQEVGTGYFDKVTNIIQGGRSSVTALTGSTEEQQFSSTSH; from the coding sequence ATGAAAACAACACGTACTCAGCAAATTCAGCAGCTTGAAGAAACCTGGAATCAGCTACGCTGGAAGGGGATTACCCGCCCTTATACGGCCGCCGAAGTCATCAGCCTGCGCGGCTCGCTGAACCCGGAATGTACTCTGGCTCAGCACGGCGCTGCCCGTCTGTGGAATTTACTGCACGGTGCATCCCGCAAGGGTTATGTGAATTGTCTGGGCGCGCTGACCGGCGGTCAGGCATTGCAGCAGGCAAAAGCTGGTATTGAAGCCATTTATCTGTCTGGCTGGCAGGTTGCCGCCGATGCCAATACCGCATCCAGCATGTATCCCGATCAGTCGTTGTATCCGGTGAATTCTGTGCCGGAAGTGGTAGCTCGTATTAACAATACCTTCCGCCGCGCCGACCAGATTCAATGGGCCAATAATATCGAACCAGGTCAGCAGGGCTATACCGATTATTTCCTGCCGATAGTGGCTGATGCCGAAGCCGGTTTTGGCGGCGTGCTGAATGCGTTTGAACTGATGAAATCAATGATTGAAGCCGGAGCGGCGGCCGTCCATTTCGAAGACCAGCTTGCTGCGGTAAAAAAATGCGGACATATGGGCGGCAAAGTGCTGGTACCCACTCAGGAAGCGGTGCAAAAGCTGGTATCTGCCCGTCTGGCTGCTGATGTGCTTGGCGTGCCGACACTGCTGGTTGCCCGTACCGACGCCGACGCCGCTGATTTGCTGACATCCGATTGCGATCCTTATGACAGCCAGTTCATTACCGGCGAGAGAACGCATGAAGGTTTTTACCGTACACACGCCGGTATCGAGCAGGCGATCAGCCGCGGTCTGGCTTACGCGCCGTATGCTGACGTGGTCTGGTGTGAAACATCAACGCCGGATTTGAAACTTGCGCAGCGTTTTGCCGAGGCGATTCACGCGAAATTCCCCGGTAAATTGCTGGCCTATAACTGCTCGCCGTCGTTTAACTGGAAGAAGAATCTGGATGATAAAACGATTGCCAGCTTCCAGGATCAACTGGCGGAGATGGGCTATCAGTACCAGTTCATCACGCTGGCCGGCATCCACAGCATGTGGTTCAACATGTTTGACCTTGCTCATGCGTATGCGCAGGGCGAAGGGATGAAACACTACGTCGAAAAAGTGCAGGAGCCTGAATTTGCGGCGATCGGTCGCGGATACACTTTCGCTTCACATCAGCAGGAAGTGGGCACCGGGTATTTCGACAAAGTGACTAACATCATTCAGGGCGGACGCTCATCGGTAACTGCGTTAACCGGCTCGACCGAAGAACAGCAGTTCTCTTCAACGTCACATTGA